One Polyangiaceae bacterium genomic window carries:
- a CDS encoding dipeptidase yields the protein MHGSPDARALHEQYPAIDFHADSLMWSRWVGYDLHARHDPPLPLAAIGGHVDVPRLREGGIGAQFFGLVSLPIGQRSGLARVVDEQIDALETNIAYAPDRLAKVRTAAEIEAARAAGKISALLGIEGGHTLEGSLHTLEHFARRGVRYLGLCHFSRNELCFPAYGRGRDDDAGLTPFGRDVVKRCEDLGVIVDLAHINRKGFLEVCSMATRPPIVSHTGVIGAFEHWRNIDDAQLRAVADKGGVVGVIFCPKFLGGDGLEPVVKHLRHIIDVCGEDAPALGSDWDGFIVPTRDLCDASRLPLLTDALLEAKFPPETIGKILRGNAMRVLSEVP from the coding sequence ATGCATGGATCCCCGGACGCACGAGCGCTGCACGAGCAATACCCCGCCATCGATTTCCACGCCGATAGCCTCATGTGGTCGCGCTGGGTTGGTTATGACCTCCACGCGAGGCATGATCCGCCGCTGCCGCTCGCGGCGATCGGGGGACATGTCGATGTGCCGCGTCTTCGTGAAGGCGGCATTGGTGCGCAATTCTTTGGCCTCGTATCGCTTCCCATTGGTCAACGCAGCGGTTTGGCGCGTGTCGTCGACGAACAAATCGACGCGCTCGAAACGAACATTGCGTACGCGCCGGATCGACTCGCCAAAGTGCGCACGGCCGCGGAAATCGAGGCAGCGCGGGCAGCCGGGAAAATCAGCGCTTTGCTTGGAATCGAAGGCGGCCATACCCTCGAAGGATCCCTTCACACGCTCGAACACTTTGCCCGTCGCGGCGTGCGTTATCTGGGTTTGTGTCATTTCAGTCGCAATGAACTGTGTTTTCCCGCGTATGGTCGAGGTCGCGACGATGATGCGGGTCTTACGCCGTTCGGTCGTGATGTCGTCAAACGATGTGAAGACTTGGGCGTCATCGTGGATTTGGCGCACATCAATCGAAAAGGGTTTCTCGAGGTTTGTTCCATGGCGACGCGTCCGCCCATTGTGAGTCACACGGGCGTGATTGGAGCGTTCGAGCATTGGCGCAACATCGACGATGCGCAATTGCGTGCCGTAGCGGACAAGGGCGGTGTCGTTGGCGTCATTTTTTGTCCCAAGTTTTTGGGTGGCGATGGACTCGAGCCTGTCGTGAAGCATTTGCGGCACATCATTGACGTATGTGGTGAAGACGCTCCCGCGCTCGGATCGGATTGGGATGGTTTTATCGTCCCCACCCGTGACTTATGCGATGCGTCCCGTCTCCCGCTGCTCACGGACGCGCTTCTCGAGGCAAAATTCCCGCCTGAAACGATTGGCAAGATATTGCGTGGCAATGCGATGCGGGTGCTTTCAGAAGTGCCGTAG
- a CDS encoding peptidylprolyl isomerase, whose protein sequence is MANPTALCETSLGNFTVELYLDKMPITAQNFINLAKSGFYDGLHFHRVIDNFMIQFGCPHSRDPKSPRAGTGDGPQGRIQDEHPENAKISNEPGTLSMANTGQRNSGSCQFFINTVHNSYLDWFTPGPSKHPVFGRIIEGMDVVQKIEKTRTDGDDRPLTPVRMNKITVQGA, encoded by the coding sequence ATGGCAAACCCTACAGCGCTCTGCGAAACGTCCCTCGGCAACTTCACGGTCGAGCTGTATCTCGACAAGATGCCCATCACCGCGCAAAACTTCATCAACCTCGCGAAGAGCGGCTTTTACGATGGGCTGCACTTCCACCGAGTCATCGACAACTTCATGATTCAGTTCGGTTGTCCGCACAGCCGTGATCCGAAGAGCCCGCGAGCGGGCACGGGCGACGGACCTCAAGGTCGGATCCAGGACGAACATCCGGAAAACGCAAAAATATCGAACGAACCCGGCACGTTATCGATGGCGAACACCGGCCAACGCAACAGCGGCTCGTGCCAATTCTTCATCAACACCGTCCACAACTCGTACCTCGATTGGTTCACGCCGGGACCGTCGAAACATCCTGTCTTCGGACGCATCATCGAAGGCATGGATGTCGTGCAAAAGATCGAGAAGACGAGGACCGATGGCGATGACCGCCCCCTCACGCCCGTGCGCATGAACAAGATCACCGTTCAAGGTGCGTGA